The Siansivirga zeaxanthinifaciens CC-SAMT-1 region GCCCGACGTAATTTTTTAAAATCCAATACCGTAGAACTGCGTCATATTTTTGATGAATTTCACAGGGTAGCTTTGGCGCATCCTACCATAAGCTTCGCGCTGTATAATAATGGTAGTGAGACTTTTAACCTACCAAACAGTAATTTAAGACAACGTATTGTTAATATATTCGGAAATAAAACCAATGAAAAATTAGTTCCGGTTGAAGAAGAAACCGAAATATTAACCATTTCTGGATTTGTTGGAAAACCAGAGTTTGCTAAAAAAACAAGAGGCGAACAATACTTTTTTGTAAACGATCGCTTCATAAAAAGTGCTTATTTAAACCATGCCATTTCATCGGCATTTGAGGGGCTTCTTAAAAACGGAACCCATCCTAGTTATTTTTTAAATTTATATGTTAATCCGCAAACCATAGATATTAACATTCATCCAACTAAAACCGAAATTAAATTCGACGACGAGCATACGCTTTATGCTTTATTACGCTCGGCTGTAAAGCATAGTTTAGGTCAGTTTAATATAGCTCCGGTTTTAGATTTTGAGCGCGATTCTAGTTTAGACACACCATATACATTTAACAATAAGGTATCAAATACCCCAACCATTGAAGTCGATAGAAGTTTTAATCCTTTTACCGAAGATGCTAAACCCAGACAACGGTCAGTTAGTATGGCTTCATCATATAAAAAAGAAGATACAACAGGTTGGGAAAGCCTTTATGTTGGTTTAGAATCTAAAGGCACCAAAAATACGCAAGATTTTAGTGAGGTTCACTTTGAAAGCGATGAAACCACCATTTCCGCATTTAATGATGAGTCTAAAGTAGATCAGGCACAAACCACCTATCAACTTCATAATAAATATATTGTTAGCACCATAAAATCGGGGATGTTGGTTATCGACCAACACCGAGCGCATCAGCGTATTTTATATGAAGATTTTTTAAGAAATATGACAATTAAAGAAGGGGTAAGCCAGCAGTTGCTATTTCCGCTTCAGTTGCATTTTTCAACGCAAGAAATAGATATTATTAAAGAATTAAAGGAAGATTTAGAGCACACTGGTTTTGTGTTTTCTAACTTAAAAAAAGATAGTATTGAAATATCTGGTGTACCTGTTAGCATTCCAGAAAGCGAAGTTTCTATTATTTTAGAACAATTAATAAGTGATGTCGAAAACGAAGTGCCAGACAGTAACTTTAGTGCTACAGACTTATTGGCAAAATCGATGGCAAAGAGTCTAGCCATTCGAACCGGCCAAACTTTAAAGAAAGAAGAACAAGAACATTTGGTTAACAAGTTATTTGCTTGTAAAGAACCCAACGTCTCTCCAACTAATAGAACAACATTTATAACCATGAGTGTTGATGAGTTAGATAAAAAATTTATTTAGATTATGATGCGAATATCTGAAACAGTAAAACATTTAATAATTATAAACGTGATTATGTTTATAGGCACCTTAACCGTTGGTGGAGGACAATTGTTTTACGATTTATTTGCGATGCATTTCCCTAAAAACGATACGTTCCAATTTTGGCAAATTGTTACTCATATGTTTATGCATGGTGGGTTTACGCATTTGCTGTTTAATATGCTGGCGCTTTGGATGTTTGGAACACCTGTAGAACAAGTGCTTGGAAGTAAACGGTTTTTGTTTATTTATTTTTCGGCAGGTTTAGGTGCCGTAGCCTTGCAGGTTGGGTTTTATTATTTTGAATATTTACCCTATTTAAATGATATTTCTGCCTTGGGTTTACCTGATGCGTTGGTAGATAAAGTTATTAATTTAAATATTTTAAACGGTAACTTCTTTGATAGTAAGATTTTATCAAAAGAGATGATTCAGGTTTTTAACGAATACGATGTTAATTATTCATCTATAGACCAATCGGCATTTAATGCTCTTTATAACATGAATGTTATAACAAACAATAGTACCATGGTGGGTGCTTCGGGTTGTATTATGGGTATTTTAGTGGCTTTTGGCATGATGAATCCGAACGCAGAGTTAATGATGATTTTTCTACCAATTCCTATAAAAGCAAAATATTTTATACCAGGAATTATTATTTTAGATTTAATCTCAGGTGTTACTGGACAATCATTTTTTAGCCCGAGCAACACTGCTTATATGGCACATGTTGGTGGCGCTTTAATTGGATTAATAATTATGTGGTATTGGAAACGAAATCAGTTTAATAGAAATCGCTGGAATTAATGACTTTGTTAGACGATGTAAAATATAAATTGGCCAGACTTAATGTTTTAGAAAAAATCATTGTAGTTAATGTTTTGGTTTTTGTTATTGGCTTGTTACTTAGGCCTTACTTAATTTGGTTTGAATTACCCAGTAATTTCTCAAAATTTATAGAACGTCCCTGGGCTATTATTAGTTACGCGTTTTTACATTACGATTTTATACATATGCTATTTAATATGTTATGGTTGTACTTTATAGCGCGCATGTTTCTAAATCTTTTTAGTCCTAAAATGGCTGTAAATATTTATTTTTTAGGAGCCATGAGTGGTGGCATGCTTTTTATGCTGGGATATGGTTTGTTGCCTGGTTTTTTTGGATCAAATTCTACGCTGGTTGGTGCCTCGGCAGCCATTAGAGCCTTATTAATTTTTATATGTGCGTATTTGCCCAATCAAGAAGTTCGATTTTTTACATTTAATATCAAGCTTTGGTATATTGGTTTAGCTATTGTTATACTCGATGTGTTTGGGTTATTTGGACTCAATGCAGGCGGTAATTTAGCGCATCTTGGCGGCGCCATTTTAGGTTATTTTTATGCTAAAGAATTAATAAAAGGCAACGATATTGGCAGAGGTTTTGAAAGCATGGTTAGTTTTATAAAATCTATTAAACCATCAAAAAAAGGACCTCTAAAAACGGTACACAAAAATAAATCGAAGGTTGGTGGCTACAATAAAGCAGATTTTAATGAGTTTAACAACCAAAAGAAGATAGATGTTATTTTAGATAAAATTAGTAAAAGTGGTTACGATAGTTTAACTTCGGAAGAAAAGGAATTTCTTTTTAGAGCCGGTAAATAGCACTTTTTATATTTATTTTTTCACCGTTTTACATGTATGAAAAACTTAAGCTTCATCAATAAATTAATTTATAGTGCTAATATTATTTTTGCACTGGTGCTTTTGTTTTCGTTCGCATTGCCCTTTTTTCCGCCAAAAACATTTTCAATTTTATCGGTACTCAATTTAGGAGTACCGTTTTTAGTTTTATGTAATGTGTTGTTTTTTTTATACTGGTTATTTCAACTAAGAAAACAACTTATATTGTCGCTGCTTACCTTGTGTTTGGGGTATCTCATGTTTGGGTCTATTTATAAATTTTCAGCATCCAAAAAAATTGAAAGTCCGAATAACTTTAAAGTTATGAATTTCAATGTGAGACTTTTTAATGTTTACGACTGGATTCCAGAAAATAATATTGAATCTAAAATTGTAGATTTTGTTAAAACAGAAGCCCCCGATATTTTAAGTATTCAGGAATATCATCCTCATAAAAATGTTAATTTATCTTTTTTTAAATATAAATACGAACATGTTTCTGGAAAGAAAATAAAATATGGACAGGCTATTTTTTCTAAATATCGCATTATAAATTCGGGTTCGGTTGAATTTCCAAACACACCTAATAATGCAATTTTTGTTGATATTGTTAAAGGAAAAGACACGATAAGGGTATATAATGTGCATCTTGAATCGCTTCGAATTAACACCAGAATAGAAGTTTTAAAAACTGAAGATTCCGAGCGTTTATTAAAACGTGCAGGCTCAACATTTAAAATGCAACAATTACAAACAGAACTGTTTTTAGAGCATAAAAAGAAATGTAAATACCGTGTAATTGTTTGTGGCGATTTTAATAATACAGCATATTCATACGTGTATAGAAAAATTAAAAGCGACTTAAATGATGCTTTTAAAGAGGCAGGAAATGGGTTTGGTCGTACCTACGATTTTAAGTTTTTCCCTGTTAGAATCGATTTTATTTTTGCCGATGAAGCTTTTAAAGTAAATGGTTTTAAATCGTATAACGCGCATTTATCAGACCATTATCCCATCATGTCTACCTTCGCATTAGATGATTAGCTCATAAAAGAACAATCAACCAAATCGGCAATAATATGAGCAACCAATCCTAAAGCTACTAAGCGCGATTTTTTAGGTATTAAAAGAAATAGATAAACCGTTATAGCGAAATAGGAGTGTAGCGGATGAAAATTAATACTGCATCTATTCGGACTAAAAATTGGAGTTGCTAAAAGGTGGTCTACATCAATCCACATACCCGATAGCATAATTAGAAACGCCATTTTCCATTGCGATCTATAACCTATCCATGCTATGGCTAGCGGTAATAAAATGTGGCAACCGTAATGCGCAACTGTTTGTAACATGATTATAAACTTAAGGTTTGGTTTTCTAAATAATTTAAGGCATTCGGGCCTTCATTAAAAAGTAAATCGAGGATGCTTAAATTAGGGATAAATCCGTGTTTTTCGTCAAATACCTGCGTATAACTTTCAAATGTATAATCGGGTTCTTTTTTAGCATGAACTAATTGGCGTAAATCTGAAACGTTTTCTATGTCTTTATGATAGGCTTCAGAAAAAGAGGTGTTTACTTCAAATTGCAGACACTCACAAATAATCTCGAAGCAATTCATGTTAAAATCGAAAATATACTCTGCTTTTTTTTCAAAAAGAGGTTTGATGTCATCTTCGTAATATTCAAAAAAAGGCGATGTTTTATAGGCCGATAATAATGATTTCCAATGAGCACTTTGCCATTTTTCTTCATTAAAAATCTTTACATCTTTGTATTTCTGTCTGTTTTTTTGAGTGTAAATAACAGGAATATTTAATGCTAATTTTCCGTTAGCTCCATAAATATAGCTCCTGTTTCTATAGGTTTGTTTTAAGAAATTATCATGGGCCTCAAATACTACTTCGTTGGTATTTGCAATCGCAGTAAAATGCGCAATATTGGCGAAGTATGTGGGATGTAGTATAATGCTCATTTATTGATGCACTTATTTGTTTGTTTGATAGTTTTTTATGGCGTTCAACTAATTGGTTTTCTAAAGATCCTTCTGCAATTTTAGAACAAATAGAAATGGAAACGCTTCTTAATTGTGTCGTTATTCCAAACTTTTCCTCAGCTGAAAATTTACTGATGATTGCGTAAATATCTTTTGAAAGCTTTTCAGCTTGAACCAAAACGTCTAATTTTTCAAAACTAAAAGAATACATTTCAAACGTCATTTCATCGAATTAACAATGCAA contains the following coding sequences:
- a CDS encoding rhomboid family intramembrane serine protease, giving the protein MTLLDDVKYKLARLNVLEKIIVVNVLVFVIGLLLRPYLIWFELPSNFSKFIERPWAIISYAFLHYDFIHMLFNMLWLYFIARMFLNLFSPKMAVNIYFLGAMSGGMLFMLGYGLLPGFFGSNSTLVGASAAIRALLIFICAYLPNQEVRFFTFNIKLWYIGLAIVILDVFGLFGLNAGGNLAHLGGAILGYFYAKELIKGNDIGRGFESMVSFIKSIKPSKKGPLKTVHKNKSKVGGYNKADFNEFNNQKKIDVILDKISKSGYDSLTSEEKEFLFRAGK
- a CDS encoding WbqC family protein codes for the protein MSIILHPTYFANIAHFTAIANTNEVVFEAHDNFLKQTYRNRSYIYGANGKLALNIPVIYTQKNRQKYKDVKIFNEEKWQSAHWKSLLSAYKTSPFFEYYEDDIKPLFEKKAEYIFDFNMNCFEIICECLQFEVNTSFSEAYHKDIENVSDLRQLVHAKKEPDYTFESYTQVFDEKHGFIPNLSILDLLFNEGPNALNYLENQTLSL
- the mutL gene encoding DNA mismatch repair endonuclease MutL, which produces MADIIQLLPDHVANQIAAGEVVQRPASVVKELLENAIDAGATSIKLIVKDAGKTLVQVIDNGKGMSATDARLSFERHATSKIRSAEDLFQLNTKGFRGEALASIAAIAHVELKTKQETDEVGTVIVIEGSTVTEQDIVVTPNGTSIAVKNLFFNIPARRNFLKSNTVELRHIFDEFHRVALAHPTISFALYNNGSETFNLPNSNLRQRIVNIFGNKTNEKLVPVEEETEILTISGFVGKPEFAKKTRGEQYFFVNDRFIKSAYLNHAISSAFEGLLKNGTHPSYFLNLYVNPQTIDINIHPTKTEIKFDDEHTLYALLRSAVKHSLGQFNIAPVLDFERDSSLDTPYTFNNKVSNTPTIEVDRSFNPFTEDAKPRQRSVSMASSYKKEDTTGWESLYVGLESKGTKNTQDFSEVHFESDETTISAFNDESKVDQAQTTYQLHNKYIVSTIKSGMLVIDQHRAHQRILYEDFLRNMTIKEGVSQQLLFPLQLHFSTQEIDIIKELKEDLEHTGFVFSNLKKDSIEISGVPVSIPESEVSIILEQLISDVENEVPDSNFSATDLLAKSMAKSLAIRTGQTLKKEEQEHLVNKLFACKEPNVSPTNRTTFITMSVDELDKKFI
- a CDS encoding rhomboid family intramembrane serine protease, which translates into the protein MMRISETVKHLIIINVIMFIGTLTVGGGQLFYDLFAMHFPKNDTFQFWQIVTHMFMHGGFTHLLFNMLALWMFGTPVEQVLGSKRFLFIYFSAGLGAVALQVGFYYFEYLPYLNDISALGLPDALVDKVINLNILNGNFFDSKILSKEMIQVFNEYDVNYSSIDQSAFNALYNMNVITNNSTMVGASGCIMGILVAFGMMNPNAELMMIFLPIPIKAKYFIPGIIILDLISGVTGQSFFSPSNTAYMAHVGGALIGLIIMWYWKRNQFNRNRWN
- a CDS encoding endonuclease/exonuclease/phosphatase family protein; the encoded protein is MKNLSFINKLIYSANIIFALVLLFSFALPFFPPKTFSILSVLNLGVPFLVLCNVLFFLYWLFQLRKQLILSLLTLCLGYLMFGSIYKFSASKKIESPNNFKVMNFNVRLFNVYDWIPENNIESKIVDFVKTEAPDILSIQEYHPHKNVNLSFFKYKYEHVSGKKIKYGQAIFSKYRIINSGSVEFPNTPNNAIFVDIVKGKDTIRVYNVHLESLRINTRIEVLKTEDSERLLKRAGSTFKMQQLQTELFLEHKKKCKYRVIVCGDFNNTAYSYVYRKIKSDLNDAFKEAGNGFGRTYDFKFFPVRIDFIFADEAFKVNGFKSYNAHLSDHYPIMSTFALDD
- a CDS encoding four helix bundle protein, with the translated sequence MTFEMYSFSFEKLDVLVQAEKLSKDIYAIISKFSAEEKFGITTQLRSVSISICSKIAEGSLENQLVERHKKLSNKQISASINEHYTTSHILRQYCAFYCDCKYQRSSI
- a CDS encoding DUF6122 family protein — protein: MLQTVAHYGCHILLPLAIAWIGYRSQWKMAFLIMLSGMWIDVDHLLATPIFSPNRCSINFHPLHSYFAITVYLFLLIPKKSRLVALGLVAHIIADLVDCSFMS